Proteins encoded together in one Flavobacteriales bacterium window:
- the sufD gene encoding Fe-S cluster assembly protein SufD, whose translation MSTMTATDPKATVLPLLEGSTWPGAPEALALVHALPVPTSKTEAWKYTRVAKLFNQPYTTPKGDATVTLPDRLPFDTTRVVFVNGHFRADLSDDLKGQKGLVIDSLKHHLAHGPVKAHYGQVAPISDRLFTAMNTAAPTDGLIILATKGTKTSKPLHVLHITTDGGQLIQPRDLFMLHEGANVEVIIEHIAQGNASTSLINGIRESVIGENANLTIHLLQNEANGPSHIGLDGVTIGTKGHFSISTTTLDGALIRNEVKVSLAGPEAHAELNGVYLLNGTTHCDNHTYIGHDVPDCTSDELYKGIVAGKGTSVFNGKVYVKQDAQRTRAYQSNANILQGDDARVFTKPELEIYADDVKCSHGCTIGRLDEKGLFYLRSRGVSEAEARRMLSHAFMTDVLERITNEDWRKHLAYLIDAKLETL comes from the coding sequence ATGAGCACGATGACCGCCACCGACCCCAAGGCTACCGTGCTTCCACTGCTCGAGGGAAGCACCTGGCCCGGAGCGCCCGAAGCCCTCGCTCTGGTGCACGCACTGCCTGTGCCCACCAGCAAGACCGAAGCGTGGAAGTACACCCGCGTGGCCAAGCTGTTCAATCAACCGTACACCACGCCGAAGGGTGATGCGACCGTCACACTTCCGGATCGCCTTCCGTTCGACACCACTCGCGTCGTCTTCGTGAACGGCCACTTCCGCGCGGACCTGAGCGATGACCTCAAAGGCCAGAAGGGACTGGTGATCGACAGCCTGAAGCACCACCTGGCGCACGGTCCGGTGAAGGCCCATTACGGACAGGTCGCGCCGATCAGCGATCGCCTCTTCACGGCGATGAACACCGCTGCCCCCACCGACGGCCTGATCATCCTCGCCACGAAAGGCACGAAGACGAGCAAGCCGCTCCACGTGCTCCACATCACCACCGATGGCGGTCAGCTGATCCAGCCGCGCGATCTGTTCATGCTGCACGAAGGCGCGAATGTGGAGGTGATCATTGAGCACATCGCGCAGGGGAATGCCTCCACCTCCCTCATCAACGGCATCCGCGAAAGCGTGATCGGCGAAAACGCGAACCTCACGATCCACCTGCTGCAGAACGAAGCTAATGGTCCTTCACACATCGGTCTCGATGGCGTGACGATCGGCACGAAAGGTCATTTCAGCATCAGCACCACGACACTGGATGGCGCGCTGATCCGCAATGAGGTGAAGGTGTCGCTGGCCGGTCCGGAGGCGCACGCCGAACTGAACGGCGTGTACCTGCTCAACGGCACCACGCACTGCGACAACCACACGTACATCGGTCATGATGTTCCGGACTGTACCAGCGACGAGCTCTACAAGGGCATCGTGGCCGGCAAAGGCACCAGCGTGTTCAACGGCAAGGTGTACGTGAAGCAGGACGCCCAGCGCACCCGCGCCTATCAGAGCAACGCGAACATCCTGCAAGGCGATGACGCCCGCGTCTTCACCAAGCCCGAGCTGGAGATCTACGCCGACGACGTGAAGTGCAGCCACGGATGCACGATCGGTCGCCTGGACGAGAAGGGCCTGTTCTACCTGCGTTCGCGCGGCGTGAGTGAGGCTGAAGCGCGGCGCATGTTGTCGCATGCATTCATGACGGACGTGCTGGAGCGGATCACGAACGAGGATTGGCGGAAGCATCTCGCTTACTTGATCGACGCAAAACTGGAAACGCTTTAA
- a CDS encoding cysteine desulfurase → MSTSPPPAVKRAFDVVEIRAQFPILKELVHGKPLVYFDNAATSQKPRRVIKAESAYYATINANVHRGVHTLSTKATEAQEASRDIIRRHINAKHVHEVIFTSGTTASLNLAAFSLGQLLLNSPSRSASASEEKPEVLISGMEHHSNIVPWQLACERHGATLKVIPITDSGELDLKQVPFSEKTRILAISHVSNTLGTINPVKELIADAKKRGIITVVDGAQAIAHLDVDVQDLGCDLYAFSGHKAYGPTGTGVLYGREELLERMPPWQGGGEMIDVVTFEKTTYAKLPFKFEAGTPHIAGIIGLGEAIRWMEDYDKIAMAAHEHLLLEHATKELLTIDGLRIIGTATEKVGVISFVIEGVHHYDLGTLLDQQGIAVRTGHHCTQPLMERFGVSGTTRASFACFNTITEVDALVAGVKKGVKMLR, encoded by the coding sequence ATGAGCACCTCACCCCCCCCTGCGGTGAAACGCGCCTTCGACGTCGTAGAGATCCGTGCGCAGTTCCCGATCCTGAAGGAACTGGTGCATGGCAAGCCGCTGGTGTACTTCGACAACGCCGCGACCAGCCAGAAGCCGCGCCGCGTGATCAAGGCCGAGAGCGCGTACTACGCCACGATCAACGCCAACGTGCACCGCGGTGTGCACACATTGAGCACGAAGGCCACCGAGGCCCAGGAGGCTTCTCGGGATATCATCCGCAGGCACATCAACGCCAAGCATGTCCACGAGGTGATCTTCACCAGCGGCACAACGGCAAGCTTGAACCTCGCTGCGTTCAGCCTGGGGCAGTTGCTACTGAACTCGCCTTCGCGAAGCGCTTCGGCGAGCGAGGAAAAGCCCGAAGTACTGATCAGTGGGATGGAGCACCACAGCAACATCGTGCCCTGGCAGCTGGCTTGCGAGCGGCATGGCGCCACGCTGAAGGTGATCCCGATCACGGACAGCGGAGAATTGGACCTGAAGCAAGTGCCGTTCTCCGAGAAGACCCGCATACTTGCGATCAGCCATGTGAGCAACACACTGGGCACGATCAACCCCGTGAAGGAGCTGATCGCCGATGCGAAAAAGCGCGGCATCATCACCGTGGTGGATGGCGCGCAAGCGATCGCGCATCTGGACGTGGATGTGCAAGACCTCGGCTGCGACCTCTACGCGTTCAGCGGGCACAAGGCCTATGGTCCCACAGGCACGGGTGTGCTCTACGGCCGCGAGGAGCTGCTGGAGCGCATGCCCCCTTGGCAGGGTGGCGGCGAGATGATCGACGTGGTCACCTTCGAGAAGACGACCTACGCCAAGCTGCCCTTCAAGTTCGAGGCGGGCACGCCGCACATCGCGGGCATCATCGGGCTAGGCGAGGCGATCCGCTGGATGGAGGACTACGACAAGATCGCCATGGCCGCGCATGAGCACCTGTTGTTGGAGCATGCGACCAAGGAGCTGCTCACCATCGATGGCCTGCGCATCATCGGCACAGCCACAGAGAAGGTGGGCGTGATCAGCTTCGTCATCGAGGGCGTTCACCACTACGACCTCGGCACCCTGCTCGACCAGCAGGGCATCGCCGTGCGCACGGGCCACCACTGCACACAGCCGCTGATGGAGCGCTTCGGTGTGAGCGGAACGACGCGGGCGAGCTTCGCCTGCTTCAATACGATCACCGAGGTGGATGCGCTGGTGGCTGGGGTGAAGAAAGGAGTGAAGATGCTGCGATGA
- a CDS encoding SufE family protein — translation MSSIAQDQQEVVDEFAMFSDWQDRYEHLIELGKDLPLIAPEHKTDDNLVRGCQSRVWLSAEHKDGLVHFTADSDAMITKGIVALLVRVYNDRTPQEILGASTEFIDQIGLRAHLSPNRANGLSAMIDQMKRYALAYSSKS, via the coding sequence ATGTCTTCCATCGCCCAAGACCAACAAGAAGTGGTGGACGAGTTCGCCATGTTCTCGGACTGGCAGGACCGCTACGAGCACCTGATCGAGCTGGGCAAGGACCTGCCGCTGATCGCGCCGGAGCACAAGACCGACGACAACCTGGTGCGCGGCTGCCAGAGCCGGGTATGGCTGAGCGCGGAACACAAGGACGGCCTCGTCCACTTCACTGCCGACAGCGACGCCATGATCACCAAGGGCATTGTGGCGCTACTGGTACGCGTTTACAACGACCGCACGCCGCAGGAGATCCTCGGCGCCTCCACGGAGTTCATCGACCAGATCGGCCTGCGCGCGCACCTGAGCCCGAACCGTGCGAACGGGTTGAGCGCGATGATCGATCAGATGAAACGCTACGCCCTCGCATACTCTTCCAAGTCATGA
- a CDS encoding SUF system Fe-S cluster assembly protein, which translates to MTPEEKQHLEDRVIDMLKSVYDPEIPVDIYELGLIYEVNISDEAHVGIKMTLTSPACPVAESLPNEVEQKVAGVQGVSGAKVEITFEPPWDRTMMSEAAQLELGFM; encoded by the coding sequence ATGACTCCCGAAGAAAAGCAGCACCTGGAGGACCGCGTCATCGACATGCTCAAGAGCGTGTATGACCCGGAGATCCCGGTCGATATCTACGAGCTTGGCCTGATCTACGAGGTGAACATCAGTGACGAAGCGCACGTGGGCATCAAGATGACCTTGACCAGCCCCGCCTGCCCCGTGGCCGAAAGCCTGCCCAACGAGGTGGAGCAGAAAGTGGCCGGTGTGCAGGGGGTCAGTGGCGCGAAGGTGGAGATCACCTTCGAGCCGCCGTGGGACCGGACGATGATGAGCGAGGCGGCGCAATTGGAACTGGGGTTCATGTGA
- a CDS encoding DUF2480 family protein — MSDPIINKVASSGIITLDLEELYPAGERMVFDLKPLLWQEIALKEEDLRAFCKEHDWSQYMDKFVSVHCSADAIIPTWAYMLVATHLQPFAVFVSQGDADQLERAVFTRFVQQLDVEPYRNARVVVKGCSKLPVPLNAYVELSAKLLPVVKSLMFGEPCSTVPLYKAPKA, encoded by the coding sequence ATGTCAGACCCCATCATCAACAAAGTCGCCTCCTCCGGCATCATCACCCTCGATCTGGAGGAGCTGTACCCGGCCGGCGAGCGCATGGTCTTCGACCTGAAGCCGCTGCTGTGGCAGGAGATCGCGTTGAAAGAGGAGGACCTGCGCGCCTTCTGCAAAGAGCACGACTGGTCGCAGTACATGGACAAGTTCGTGAGCGTGCATTGTTCCGCCGACGCGATCATCCCGACGTGGGCGTACATGCTCGTAGCAACCCACCTGCAGCCCTTCGCGGTCTTCGTCTCGCAGGGCGATGCCGACCAGCTGGAACGCGCCGTGTTCACCCGCTTCGTGCAGCAGTTGGATGTGGAGCCCTACCGCAATGCCCGCGTGGTGGTGAAGGGCTGTAGCAAGTTGCCCGTGCCGCTGAACGCCTACGTGGAGTTGAGCGCCAAGCTGCTTCCCGTGGTGAAGAGCCTGATGTTCGGCGAGCCGTGCAGTACCGTGCCGCTATACAAGGCGCCGAAGGCCTAG
- a CDS encoding amidophosphoribosyltransferase, with protein MSDVLQHECGIALIRLRKPLAHYAERHGTAFYGLQRMFLLMEKQHNRGQDGAGVASIKLDPLPGTAYIDRERSTDKQAIQKIFGRIQKGHEDALRLPGARPDDTEWLKAHVPFMGEVLLGHLRYATFGRDSLENCHPRRRLNNWITRNLVVAGNFNMTNVDELFNLLVSIGQHPKERSDTMTVLEKIGHFLDVENDRLAQIHRQLGYNDRQITQVVAEKLDVRQILVNSALDFDGGYALAGMIGHGDAFVLRDPNGIRPAFWYADADVVVVASERPAIQTAFHVPTEAVHELTPGHALIIRKDGSYGEHLVREPREKRSCSFERIYFSRGSDRDVYRERIALGRSLCPAILEAVDHDLEHTVLSFIPNTAEVACFGMVRGLEDELDRIKARRILELGPTPDPDALARILALRPRMEKVAIKDAKLRTFITGDDARDDLVAHVYDITYGTVRPGVDSLVVLDDSIVRGTTLRQSILRMLDRLGPRRIVVASSAPQIRYPDCYGIDMAKLGDLVAFQAAIALLKETKQENIIDDVYERCMADVDKPLGGMVNHVKDIYRPFTADRISAKITELLTPPGINAEVRILFQTIEGLHAACPGHLGDWYFTGDYPTPGGDRVALRAFINWRQGKNVRAY; from the coding sequence ATGAGCGACGTCCTCCAGCACGAGTGCGGCATCGCGCTCATCCGCCTCCGCAAGCCGCTGGCCCACTACGCCGAACGCCACGGCACCGCCTTCTATGGCCTCCAGCGCATGTTCCTCCTCATGGAGAAACAGCACAACCGTGGCCAGGACGGGGCGGGCGTGGCCTCCATCAAGCTGGACCCCCTGCCAGGCACGGCCTACATCGACCGTGAGCGCAGCACCGACAAGCAGGCCATCCAGAAGATCTTCGGCCGGATCCAGAAGGGCCATGAGGATGCCCTGCGGCTGCCGGGAGCCAGGCCCGATGACACCGAATGGCTGAAGGCCCATGTGCCCTTCATGGGCGAGGTGCTGCTGGGCCACCTGCGCTACGCCACCTTCGGCCGCGACAGCCTGGAGAACTGCCACCCCCGCCGGCGCCTCAACAACTGGATCACGCGCAACCTGGTGGTGGCCGGCAACTTCAACATGACCAATGTGGACGAGCTGTTCAACCTGCTCGTCAGCATCGGCCAGCACCCCAAGGAGCGCAGCGACACCATGACGGTGCTGGAGAAGATCGGTCACTTCCTGGACGTGGAGAACGACCGGCTCGCGCAGATCCACCGCCAGCTGGGCTACAACGACCGGCAGATCACACAGGTGGTCGCCGAGAAACTTGATGTGCGGCAGATCCTGGTGAACAGTGCGCTCGACTTCGATGGCGGATATGCCCTGGCCGGCATGATCGGCCACGGCGATGCCTTCGTGCTGCGCGACCCCAATGGCATCCGGCCCGCCTTCTGGTACGCGGACGCGGACGTGGTGGTGGTGGCCAGCGAACGCCCCGCCATCCAGACGGCCTTCCACGTGCCCACCGAGGCCGTGCACGAGCTCACCCCCGGCCATGCGCTCATCATCCGCAAGGACGGCAGCTACGGGGAGCACCTGGTGCGCGAACCGCGCGAAAAGCGTTCCTGTTCCTTCGAACGCATCTACTTCAGCCGCGGCAGCGACCGCGACGTGTACCGCGAGCGCATCGCCCTGGGCCGCTCCCTCTGCCCGGCCATCCTGGAGGCCGTGGACCACGACCTGGAGCATACCGTGCTCTCCTTCATCCCCAACACGGCCGAGGTGGCGTGCTTCGGCATGGTGCGCGGCCTGGAGGACGAACTGGACCGCATCAAGGCCCGCCGCATACTGGAGCTCGGCCCCACACCCGACCCCGACGCGCTGGCCCGCATCCTCGCCCTGCGCCCCCGCATGGAGAAGGTGGCCATCAAGGACGCCAAGCTGCGCACCTTCATCACGGGCGACGACGCCCGCGACGACCTTGTGGCGCACGTGTACGACATCACCTACGGCACCGTGCGTCCGGGTGTGGACAGCCTGGTGGTGCTCGATGACAGCATCGTGCGCGGCACCACCCTGCGGCAGAGCATCCTGCGCATGCTGGACCGCCTCGGGCCCCGGCGCATCGTGGTGGCCAGCAGCGCCCCGCAGATCCGCTACCCCGATTGCTACGGCATCGACATGGCCAAGCTCGGCGACCTGGTGGCCTTCCAGGCGGCCATCGCCCTGCTGAAGGAGACCAAGCAGGAGAACATCATCGACGATGTGTACGAGCGCTGCATGGCCGACGTGGACAAGCCGCTGGGCGGCATGGTGAACCACGTGAAGGACATTTATCGCCCCTTCACCGCCGACCGCATCAGCGCCAAGATCACCGAGCTGCTCACCCCGCCCGGGATCAACGCCGAGGTGCGCATCCTCTTCCAGACCATCGAGGGCCTGCACGCGGCCTGTCCGGGACATCTGGGCGATTGGTATTTCACGGGCGACTACCCCACACCGGGCGGCGATCGCGTGGCCCTCCGGGCCTTCATCAACTGGCGGCAGGGCAAGAACGTGCGCGCCTACTGA
- a CDS encoding gliding motility-associated C-terminal domain-containing protein: protein MHRPSRSIGLALGLLLACGVWGSNGVTFTENRGQWPSQVLFRAHIPGGALFVERGALTFVLAEGGEQHRHGHAEEGHAHKALPYREHAYRVTFEGATGGVGEGVRPLGHRENHFIGNDPAQWGADCGVYPEVWVKDLYPGIDLRVDGRNGLKYDLLVSPGSDPDLIRMRYQGQDGLAIEQGRLVVRTSAGTVVEEAPIAFGPSGAIACRYRLKGDRLGFELPDGHDDHGLLVIDPTLTFASYSGSTADNFGFTATYDASGNLYGGGIVFGFGYPVTLGALQPGLAGGTIDVGISKWDATGSTLLWSTYLGGIQNESPHSLVVNDAGELFVLGSTGSSDFPTTAGCFDNSFGGGPSLNFTIGYGYNHFFGVDAFVARLSAAGNALLGSTYVGGAGADGINNDGALAYNYGDSFRGEIALDPNGNPVVATSTETAGMPVTPGAPQPGFGGGTQDGYVFRLNAGLTTLLWATYVGGTGDDSAFGVQFDSNGEVFVTGGTTSTDLPMAGTPYDGSHNGSVDGYIMRYSATGNALLGSTYLGTAAYDQSYFVQLDTDDEVYVVGQTRGNYPVTPGKYANPGSSQFIHKFNHALSGSLWSTRIGNGSGTEDIAPSAFLVSDCGQIYFSGWGGAVNNNGVPNTSTTTGLPTTSGAFQTSTDGSDFHLMVLEPDAIGLNYATFFGGNLSSEHVDGGTSRFDKNGNVYQAVCAGCGGNSDFPTTPGAWSNTNNNPNCNLGVFKFALSQTLAVIAIDGPQFVCHPGQVQFDNLSNGGNTYTWSFGDGATSTDFEPSHTYGAPGTYTVMMVLEDSLDCTPPDTAYVTIEVVDPLDAAVDSVPPVCAGASVQLQASGGTSYVWSPGTGLNSTTVPDPVCTPVVTTTYQVLVTDQCGTDTAFVEVEVDDPAGFAGPDAVMCVGDAVTISASGGATYSWSPANFVNDPTSATPLASPPDTTLFTITIVTADGCVGVDSVLVTVQFTPPDPISADTVVCEGGSVQLQVSGGDSYAWIPAPGLTTLSVPDPVVTPPVTTDYVVLVSNTCGTTPDTVTVLVVVPMADAWPDTLVCPNAPVPLFASGGVTYVWSPSQGLDNDTSATPIATVGTPTVFSVISTDAYGCSDTAQVRIDLLPQPVVNAGPDVSIDYGDATTLFAVGEGVFLWSPELFVEGTNGALLTVRPETSTLYTVQMTDSNGCLATDQVLVIIDGSLYVPNTFTPNEDGINDTFFALGKEIDTFRMMVFNRWGEMIFETDVLTGRWDGTYNGVGSPIDTYVWRVDYTELNGEDHILYGHVNLVR from the coding sequence GTGCACCGCCCCTCCCGGTCCATCGGTCTGGCCCTCGGCCTGTTGCTCGCCTGCGGCGTGTGGGGTTCCAATGGGGTCACCTTCACGGAGAACCGCGGCCAGTGGCCGTCGCAGGTGCTCTTCCGGGCCCACATCCCCGGCGGCGCGCTCTTCGTGGAGCGCGGGGCCCTCACCTTCGTGCTGGCGGAAGGGGGGGAACAGCACCGGCATGGCCATGCGGAGGAGGGTCATGCGCACAAGGCCCTCCCCTACCGCGAGCACGCCTACCGGGTGACCTTCGAGGGTGCGACGGGCGGTGTGGGCGAGGGAGTGCGGCCGCTGGGGCATCGCGAGAACCACTTCATCGGCAACGACCCCGCGCAGTGGGGCGCGGATTGCGGGGTGTACCCCGAGGTGTGGGTCAAGGACCTCTACCCCGGCATCGACCTGCGGGTGGACGGCCGCAACGGGCTGAAGTACGACCTGCTGGTATCCCCCGGCTCGGACCCGGACCTCATCCGCATGCGGTACCAGGGGCAGGACGGGCTGGCGATCGAGCAGGGGCGACTGGTGGTGCGTACCAGCGCCGGCACGGTGGTGGAAGAGGCGCCCATCGCCTTCGGGCCCAGCGGGGCCATCGCCTGCCGCTACCGCTTGAAGGGCGACCGGTTGGGCTTCGAGCTGCCGGACGGCCACGACGACCATGGTCTCCTGGTGATCGACCCCACGCTCACCTTCGCGAGCTACTCGGGCAGCACGGCGGACAACTTCGGGTTCACCGCCACCTACGATGCATCGGGCAACCTGTATGGAGGAGGCATCGTGTTCGGCTTCGGGTACCCGGTGACGTTGGGGGCCCTACAGCCAGGGTTGGCGGGCGGCACCATCGACGTGGGCATCAGCAAGTGGGACGCCACCGGAAGCACGCTGCTGTGGAGCACCTATCTGGGCGGGATCCAGAACGAATCGCCGCATAGCCTTGTGGTGAACGATGCGGGTGAGCTGTTCGTTCTGGGAAGCACGGGATCGAGCGACTTCCCCACCACGGCGGGTTGCTTCGACAACAGCTTCGGCGGAGGCCCCTCGCTGAACTTCACCATCGGCTACGGATACAACCACTTCTTCGGCGTGGACGCCTTCGTGGCGCGGTTGAGCGCGGCCGGCAATGCGCTGCTGGGCTCCACTTACGTGGGTGGGGCCGGGGCCGACGGCATCAACAACGACGGCGCGCTGGCCTACAACTATGGCGATTCGTTCCGGGGCGAGATCGCCCTGGACCCCAACGGGAACCCGGTGGTGGCCACCAGCACGGAGACCGCGGGGATGCCGGTGACGCCGGGTGCGCCGCAGCCAGGCTTCGGGGGCGGCACGCAGGACGGCTACGTGTTCCGGTTGAACGCCGGCCTGACCACCCTGCTCTGGGCCACTTACGTGGGCGGCACCGGTGACGACAGTGCGTTCGGCGTGCAGTTCGACAGCAATGGCGAGGTGTTCGTCACCGGGGGCACCACCAGCACCGACCTGCCGATGGCCGGCACGCCCTACGACGGCAGCCACAACGGCAGCGTGGACGGCTACATCATGCGATACAGCGCCACGGGCAACGCCCTGCTGGGCTCCACGTACCTGGGCACAGCGGCGTACGACCAGAGCTATTTCGTGCAGCTGGACACGGATGACGAGGTGTATGTCGTGGGGCAGACGCGCGGCAACTATCCGGTGACCCCGGGAAAGTATGCCAACCCGGGCAGCAGCCAGTTCATCCACAAGTTCAACCACGCGCTCAGCGGGTCGCTGTGGAGCACGCGCATCGGCAATGGCAGCGGCACGGAGGACATCGCGCCCTCGGCCTTCCTGGTGAGCGACTGCGGGCAGATCTACTTCTCCGGTTGGGGGGGCGCGGTGAACAACAACGGGGTTCCGAACACGAGCACCACCACCGGGCTGCCCACCACGTCAGGCGCGTTCCAGACCAGTACGGACGGCAGCGACTTCCACCTGATGGTGCTGGAGCCCGATGCCATCGGCCTGAACTACGCCACCTTTTTCGGAGGCAACCTCAGTTCGGAGCATGTGGACGGAGGCACCAGCCGCTTCGACAAGAACGGGAACGTGTACCAGGCGGTATGCGCCGGCTGCGGCGGCAACAGCGACTTCCCCACCACGCCGGGCGCCTGGAGCAACACGAACAACAACCCCAACTGCAACCTCGGGGTGTTCAAGTTCGCCTTGTCGCAGACCCTGGCGGTGATCGCCATCGATGGGCCGCAGTTCGTGTGCCACCCCGGGCAGGTGCAGTTCGACAACCTGAGCAACGGCGGCAACACGTACACCTGGTCCTTCGGTGACGGTGCCACGAGCACCGACTTCGAACCCTCGCACACCTATGGCGCTCCAGGCACCTACACGGTGATGATGGTGCTGGAGGACAGCCTGGACTGCACTCCGCCGGACACGGCCTATGTGACCATCGAGGTGGTTGACCCCCTCGATGCGGCGGTGGACAGTGTGCCTCCTGTGTGCGCGGGTGCCAGCGTGCAGCTGCAGGCCAGCGGCGGCACCAGCTACGTGTGGAGCCCCGGCACCGGCCTCAACAGCACCACGGTGCCCGACCCGGTGTGCACCCCGGTGGTCACGACCACCTATCAGGTGCTGGTGACCGACCAGTGCGGCACCGACACGGCCTTCGTGGAGGTCGAAGTGGACGACCCGGCCGGCTTCGCGGGGCCCGACGCGGTGATGTGCGTGGGCGATGCGGTGACGATCAGCGCCAGCGGGGGCGCCACCTACAGCTGGAGCCCGGCCAACTTCGTGAACGACCCCACGAGCGCCACACCTCTGGCCTCTCCGCCGGACACCACGCTCTTCACCATCACCATCGTGACGGCCGATGGCTGCGTGGGCGTCGACTCGGTCCTGGTGACGGTGCAGTTCACTCCACCCGATCCGATCTCTGCGGACACCGTCGTGTGCGAGGGTGGCAGCGTGCAGCTGCAAGTGAGCGGGGGCGACAGCTACGCGTGGATCCCAGCGCCCGGCCTTACAACGCTCAGTGTTCCCGATCCCGTGGTGACCCCGCCGGTGACCACGGACTATGTGGTGCTGGTGAGCAACACCTGCGGCACCACGCCGGACACGGTGACCGTGCTGGTGGTGGTGCCGATGGCCGATGCGTGGCCGGACACGCTCGTGTGCCCCAACGCGCCGGTCCCCCTCTTCGCCAGCGGAGGGGTGACCTACGTATGGAGCCCGTCGCAGGGCCTGGACAACGACACCAGCGCCACGCCCATCGCCACGGTGGGCACACCCACGGTGTTCTCGGTGATCAGCACGGACGCCTACGGCTGCAGTGACACGGCGCAGGTGCGGATCGATCTGCTGCCCCAACCCGTGGTGAACGCGGGCCCCGATGTGTCGATCGACTACGGGGACGCCACCACCTTGTTCGCCGTCGGTGAGGGGGTGTTCCTCTGGAGCCCTGAGCTCTTCGTGGAGGGGACCAACGGTGCGTTGCTCACGGTGCGCCCGGAGACCAGCACGCTGTACACCGTGCAGATGACGGACAGCAACGGCTGCCTGGCCACGGACCAGGTGCTGGTGATCATCGACGGCTCGCTGTACGTGCCGAACACCTTCACCCCCAACGAGGACGGCATCAACGACACCTTCTTCGCGCTGGGTAAGGAGATCGACACCTTCCGGATGATGGTGTTCAACCGGTGGGGTGAGATGATCTTCGAGACGGACGTGCTGACGGGCCGCTGGGACGGGACGTACAACGGCGTAGGCTCACCGATCGACACCTACGTCTGGCGCGTGGACTACACGGAGCTGAACGGCGAGGACCACATCCTTTACGGGCACGTGAACCTGGTGCGCTAG